One window of the Candidatus Jettenia sp. genome contains the following:
- a CDS encoding cytochrome c — protein MKKRFMLICLFTLAAGAISYPYTWNIGTTLSNNIESYHKEKPSPTRELMRMISSHMSKIFDAIMAGDHNTVSKESNAVAETSKSIMRNFFPEDGKIGEWFKETGKDPNNPEEVTTVKKDFEQYSKSIVDAAMNIAENVKKQNIVETYKNFDTMLKNACFACHETSRPKWPEWPEWMQITGG, from the coding sequence ATGAAAAAACGTTTTATGTTAATTTGTCTATTTACCCTAGCCGCAGGAGCTATATCCTATCCCTATACATGGAATATTGGTACGACTCTGAGTAATAATATCGAATCTTATCATAAGGAAAAACCTTCTCCAACCCGTGAACTCATGCGCATGATTAGCTCCCATATGTCTAAGATATTCGATGCTATAATGGCGGGGGATCATAATACCGTATCTAAGGAATCCAATGCAGTAGCTGAAACTAGTAAAAGTATCATGAGAAATTTCTTTCCGGAGGATGGAAAAATTGGAGAGTGGTTCAAAGAAACGGGCAAAGACCCAAACAATCCCGAAGAAGTAACTACAGTAAAAAAGGACTTTGAACAATATTCAAAAAGCATTGTCGATGCTGCAATGAATATTGCTGAAAATGTAAAAAAACAAAATATTGTTGAAACATATAAAAATTTTGACACAATGTTAAAAAATGCATGTTTCGCTTGTCATGAAACTTCCCGTCCGAAATGGCCAGAATGGCCGGAATGGATGCAGATAACCGGAGGTTAA
- a CDS encoding cupredoxin domain-containing protein, protein MKYTILLLVFIVLSGCASGEKKKALEYLPPDAPVQEIYMTARQFEFTPDIIHVEQGTHVILEIESLDVTHGFKLTQYGINVTIPAKTKTTVEFYAQEPGTYPFKCAHFCGVGHFGMNGKLIVE, encoded by the coding sequence ATGAAATACACAATTCTTTTACTCGTTTTTATTGTTCTTTCTGGATGCGCTTCTGGAGAGAAAAAGAAGGCGTTAGAATATTTACCTCCTGATGCTCCGGTACAAGAGATTTATATGACTGCGCGGCAATTTGAATTTACACCCGATATAATTCATGTCGAACAGGGCACTCATGTTATTTTGGAGATAGAGAGCCTTGATGTTACTCATGGCTTTAAGCTTACTCAGTATGGAATTAATGTGACCATTCCTGCAAAAACAAAAACCACCGTTGAATTTTATGCTCAGGAACCCGGGACATATCCTTTTAAATGTGCCCACTTTTGCGGTGTTGGACATTTTGGAATGAACGGAAAACTTATTGTAGAGTGA
- a CDS encoding cold-shock protein has protein sequence MATGTVKWFNDKKGFGFISQENGEDVFVHQTSIQSEGFRTLAEGDKVEFEIVKDQKGYKAAKVVKL, from the coding sequence ATGGCAACTGGAACAGTAAAATGGTTTAACGATAAGAAAGGATTCGGTTTTATTTCTCAGGAAAATGGAGAAGATGTTTTTGTGCATCAAACCTCGATTCAATCTGAGGGGTTCAGGACCCTTGCAGAGGGAGATAAAGTAGAATTTGAAATCGTAAAAGACCAAAAAGGCTACAAGGCCGCAAAAGTCGTCAAATTATAA
- a CDS encoding IS1634 family transposase, translating to MYTQPMATIQKRVSRGRTYWSIVESRRVNGKPRPVILEYLGTAEALLKRLQQDGVSRKVRSYSHGSVSLVLRIAEELHIVQAINRQIKGKQIRDGFTVGGSLLLAAMGRICQPTSKRGWYEGWARHTSLSYLIGMSLKKLDSQHFWNQMDTLDQEAIPSIEEEVIKMLIEKQNITLDTLLCDTSNFFTYLDSANEQCRVAQRGYNKQKRMDLKQFGLFLVVSRQDQIPLLHKVYQGNLSDKTIFQEQFKDVVKRLKALCGSVEDMTVVFDQGNNSKKIVQEVNNTVSFIGSVSPYQQRPLLEEANRSMSTITLKGRRVDCYRVRTLLWQMDLTLIVYISEKLRQGQSRGLEQSIKKLFGKLSKLQENIRVPTQRGKKRTPEELEKKITTLIASSVPEGLIGWQIHSRGGKVMRLS from the coding sequence ATGTATACACAACCTATGGCAACCATACAAAAACGAGTATCACGGGGACGTACCTACTGGAGTATTGTTGAATCACGCAGGGTTAATGGCAAACCAAGACCTGTTATCCTGGAATATCTCGGTACTGCTGAAGCACTTCTCAAAAGGCTCCAGCAGGACGGTGTTTCCAGGAAAGTACGCAGCTATAGTCATGGCAGTGTTTCTCTTGTTCTGAGGATAGCAGAGGAACTCCACATTGTGCAGGCCATAAATAGACAGATAAAAGGGAAACAAATCCGTGATGGGTTTACCGTTGGTGGTTCATTACTGCTGGCAGCAATGGGAAGGATATGTCAGCCTACCAGTAAAAGAGGGTGGTATGAGGGATGGGCAAGGCATACGAGTCTTTCTTACCTGATAGGGATGTCACTGAAGAAGCTTGATAGCCAACATTTTTGGAACCAGATGGATACTCTTGACCAAGAGGCAATACCGTCAATCGAAGAAGAGGTAATCAAGATGCTCATCGAGAAGCAGAACATAACCCTTGATACCTTGCTGTGTGATACGAGTAATTTTTTTACGTACCTTGATTCTGCCAATGAGCAGTGCCGTGTTGCTCAAAGAGGATATAATAAACAAAAGAGAATGGACTTGAAACAGTTTGGATTATTTCTTGTAGTTTCTCGCCAGGATCAGATACCTCTTTTGCACAAGGTCTATCAAGGCAATCTCTCGGATAAGACCATTTTTCAGGAACAATTCAAAGATGTCGTAAAGAGATTGAAAGCTCTTTGTGGGTCGGTAGAGGACATGACAGTAGTGTTTGACCAGGGAAATAACTCCAAAAAGATAGTCCAGGAGGTAAACAACACGGTGAGCTTTATCGGCTCTGTGTCTCCGTATCAGCAGAGACCCCTTCTGGAGGAGGCAAATAGATCGATGAGCACCATAACGCTGAAGGGTCGCAGGGTTGATTGTTATCGAGTAAGAACCCTTCTGTGGCAGATGGATCTCACCCTGATCGTGTATATTTCAGAGAAACTGCGTCAGGGACAATCCCGAGGACTTGAACAGAGCATAAAAAAACTCTTTGGCAAACTCAGCAAACTCCAAGAGAACATCAGAGTACCGACCCAAAGGGGCAAGAAAAGAACGCCTGAGGAGTTAGAAAAGAAGATCACCACACTGATCGCATCGAGTGTACCCGAAGGTCTTATTGGCTGGCAGATACACAGCAGGGGGGGAAAGGTGATGCGTTTGAGCTGA
- a CDS encoding methyltransferase domain-containing protein, giving the protein MINQITRNLKIFLVFTIILYLCSNTYAGEGRKCERPGHLFSPLKIPLLEDAERDTWQKPEKILHALEIEKGQVVADVGAGSGYLTVRLSERVGITGTVYAVDIQQEMLNYISKRLRGTGLKNIITILSDMNDPKLPAKALDIAILLSTYHEIAQPIDFMKKIKPALKPNGKLAILEFTEESPIGPPLQFRLPEDIVIHEVMQAGFTLSEKHTFLLPYQYFLIFTPSHE; this is encoded by the coding sequence ATGATAAACCAAATTACCCGAAACCTAAAAATATTCTTAGTTTTTACCATAATCTTATACCTGTGTAGTAATACGTATGCCGGGGAAGGGAGAAAGTGTGAGCGCCCTGGTCATCTTTTTAGCCCTTTAAAAATACCATTACTTGAAGACGCTGAGCGGGATACATGGCAAAAACCGGAAAAGATATTACATGCCCTGGAAATTGAAAAAGGACAGGTCGTTGCAGATGTCGGCGCCGGTTCAGGGTATCTTACGGTAAGATTATCTGAACGTGTGGGAATAACAGGAACTGTTTATGCTGTTGACATACAACAAGAGATGCTTAATTATATAAGCAAGCGATTACGGGGTACAGGACTAAAAAATATAATTACCATACTGAGTGACATGAATGATCCAAAACTACCTGCTAAAGCTTTGGATATTGCTATTTTATTAAGCACTTATCATGAAATAGCACAACCAATTGATTTTATGAAAAAAATTAAACCAGCCTTAAAGCCTAATGGGAAATTGGCTATCCTTGAATTTACTGAGGAAAGTCCCATTGGTCCTCCTTTGCAATTTCGTTTACCTGAAGATATCGTCATACACGAAGTAATGCAAGCCGGTTTTACCTTATCAGAAAAACATACATTTCTTCTTCCTTATCAATACTTTTTGATTTTTACTCCATCCCATGAATAA
- a CDS encoding cobalamin-dependent protein (Presence of a B(12) (cobalamin)-binding domain implies dependence on cobalamin itself, in one of its several forms, or in some unusual lineages, dependence on a cobalamin-like analog.), producing MNILIVVTNRYSGPVPVMPIGACLVAEATERASHIVNVLDLMFESDPLHTLELELIKVKPDIVGLSIRNIDNNDMQNPVAFFKDLEPLVNSIRSKTKATVILGGSAVAVMPEELLRYTKADWAVLGDGEIVFPQLLGTLSKGEVPNKIPGIAYLEDNSFKKNTGYVARFLDGYLVPDFHRWINVHAYLSRLSTVPIQTKLGCHFKCVYCTYRKIEGHDYRLCDPKAIVRAIKHLTSQGLRDIEFVDNVFNSPYDHAVKVCEDLARVRLDVRLQSLELNPLFIDDDLLMVMERAGFVGIGITVESASGVVLEGLSKGFTVKDVYNAAQIIQRHRLPCLWIFMLGGPCETEETVQETLRFAEQCIHPRDIAFFNIGIRIYPGTELEHIARKEGVLALSSSEMLDPVFYVSPTLDQDWLIDKMHHTLATHMNYIDSNSIGLSILPAINRLGYRLGVKTPLWRYTRSIRRVLRFLRIDT from the coding sequence GTGAATATTCTCATTGTTGTCACAAATCGCTATAGCGGCCCTGTACCAGTTATGCCTATTGGTGCGTGCTTGGTTGCAGAGGCCACAGAGCGTGCTAGTCATATAGTCAATGTTTTGGACTTGATGTTTGAATCAGACCCACTCCATACTCTGGAATTAGAATTGATTAAGGTAAAACCAGACATTGTTGGCCTTTCCATTCGAAATATCGACAATAATGATATGCAAAATCCGGTAGCATTTTTCAAGGATTTAGAACCCCTTGTAAATAGTATTCGTAGCAAGACAAAAGCAACCGTTATCCTGGGAGGCTCTGCAGTTGCTGTAATGCCTGAAGAATTGCTTCGCTATACAAAGGCGGATTGGGCAGTGTTAGGAGATGGAGAGATTGTCTTTCCTCAGCTATTAGGGACTCTTTCAAAAGGTGAGGTGCCGAATAAGATACCCGGTATAGCATACCTTGAGGATAATAGTTTCAAAAAAAATACCGGATACGTAGCCCGCTTTTTAGATGGTTATCTCGTTCCTGATTTTCATCGGTGGATTAATGTGCATGCCTACCTGTCCAGATTATCTACCGTTCCCATTCAAACTAAACTTGGATGTCATTTCAAATGTGTATACTGTACCTATAGAAAAATTGAAGGGCATGACTATCGTTTATGTGACCCCAAAGCTATCGTTCGTGCTATTAAACACCTCACCTCCCAAGGATTGCGGGATATCGAATTTGTTGACAATGTGTTTAATTCTCCTTATGATCATGCTGTAAAGGTATGTGAAGACCTCGCCCGTGTTCGGCTTGATGTTCGTCTCCAAAGCCTGGAGTTGAATCCACTCTTTATCGATGATGATCTTCTTATGGTAATGGAGCGGGCTGGTTTTGTTGGTATTGGGATTACTGTTGAAAGTGCATCTGGTGTTGTCCTTGAGGGACTTAGCAAGGGTTTTACCGTGAAAGACGTCTATAATGCAGCCCAAATTATCCAACGTCACCGGTTGCCATGCCTTTGGATTTTTATGCTCGGTGGTCCATGCGAAACAGAAGAAACAGTTCAGGAAACCTTACGTTTTGCAGAGCAATGTATACATCCGAGAGATATCGCATTTTTCAATATAGGAATTCGGATATATCCCGGAACCGAACTTGAACATATTGCTCGAAAAGAGGGAGTCTTGGCACTTTCTTCATCGGAAATGCTTGATCCGGTGTTTTATGTTTCCCCTACCCTTGATCAGGATTGGCTTATAGATAAGATGCATCACACTCTGGCCACGCACATGAACTATATCGACTCGAATTCTATTGGTTTATCGATTCTACCAGCAATTAATCGTTTGGGATACAGATTAGGAGTTAAGACTCCCCTGTGGAGATACACACGTTCTATTCGGCGTGTACTGAGATTTTTAAGAATAGATACATAA
- a CDS encoding MBL fold metallo-hydrolase: MQKEQYVCIVCGYNMVNYHPDFCPFCGAPKKKFITSEECSTRFKVEGTPINEKVTRLNSVPPLGLEHAAYRIETGGKVFWVDCPSCFDRSLKTADVITFTHHHFLGASNQYRNFFHSQVWIHTLDSSHNICRGFTFDTTFKENFVQSYIEAFHIGGHTPGFTLYFFEDVLFICDYVFFKKTDMQFNPFGPQEETKQCAATINNVLEGRKINNVCGFNYVAEYGDWRERFDRLLSKG, translated from the coding sequence ATGCAAAAGGAACAATATGTCTGCATCGTATGTGGTTACAATATGGTAAATTACCATCCAGACTTTTGCCCCTTCTGCGGAGCACCGAAAAAAAAGTTTATCACCTCAGAAGAATGCTCTACAAGGTTTAAAGTGGAAGGTACTCCGATAAATGAAAAAGTGACACGCTTAAACTCCGTGCCACCTCTCGGACTAGAACACGCCGCTTATCGTATCGAGACAGGTGGGAAGGTCTTCTGGGTGGATTGTCCTTCGTGCTTCGACAGGAGTCTCAAAACGGCAGACGTCATTACATTTACCCACCATCACTTTCTTGGTGCAAGTAATCAATACCGCAATTTTTTCCATTCCCAGGTATGGATCCATACGCTTGATTCCTCTCATAATATCTGTCGAGGATTCACTTTTGATACAACCTTTAAAGAAAATTTTGTTCAATCCTATATTGAGGCATTCCATATCGGAGGCCACACTCCAGGCTTCACCTTATATTTTTTTGAGGATGTTTTATTCATTTGTGATTATGTCTTTTTTAAAAAAACTGATATGCAATTTAACCCTTTTGGCCCACAAGAAGAAACTAAACAATGTGCAGCTACAATCAATAACGTATTAGAGGGCAGAAAAATAAATAATGTTTGCGGGTTTAATTATGTAGCCGAGTACGGGGATTGGAGAGAAAGATTTGACCGTTTATTAAGCAAGGGCTAA
- a CDS encoding type III polyketide synthase produces MTCDKITASNFLKEDVSIASIAVATPPFHISQAQAEAFLMKYYSDKLSQRSLSIMRRVFAHPSVSNRYLAVEDIECLVNENPDDRIARFTNWAVGLSSQAITKALIQAGLTVDNVSGLVVNTCTGYICPGISTYLIERLGLSRQVQAYDLVGSGCGGAIPNLQICKGLVSGSIDSVIVSVSVEICSATFQMSDDLSLIVSNAIFADGASATILCQHSKGLALVGSASLYDPQYRNDIRYIYRNGQLHNQISVLIPEIASKTVARVVMDLLKSRGLRIEDVQHWVFHPGGEKVINAIRNELGLSETHLKATRDILAQYGNMSSPTVWFVLQEILEKGIAPGDWCIMVAFGAGLCAHAFLLKAS; encoded by the coding sequence ATGACCTGTGATAAGATAACGGCTTCAAACTTCTTAAAGGAAGATGTTTCCATAGCATCAATAGCAGTTGCTACGCCACCTTTTCATATAAGCCAGGCCCAGGCCGAAGCATTTCTTATGAAATATTACTCAGATAAACTGAGTCAAAGAAGCTTATCGATTATGCGGAGAGTTTTTGCTCATCCAAGTGTATCGAACCGATATCTTGCTGTCGAAGATATCGAATGTCTTGTGAACGAAAACCCTGATGACCGTATTGCACGTTTTACCAATTGGGCGGTTGGTCTTTCCTCTCAGGCGATTACGAAGGCCCTTATCCAGGCAGGATTAACTGTAGATAATGTGTCAGGACTTGTGGTTAACACGTGTACCGGCTATATTTGCCCTGGCATATCAACCTATCTTATAGAAAGATTAGGATTGTCTCGTCAAGTACAAGCTTATGATTTGGTTGGCAGTGGTTGTGGAGGGGCAATTCCAAATTTGCAAATATGCAAGGGACTGGTTAGCGGATCAATTGATAGTGTGATTGTAAGTGTTTCGGTAGAGATTTGCAGTGCCACATTTCAAATGTCTGATGACTTGAGTTTGATAGTTTCGAATGCAATCTTTGCAGACGGTGCGTCTGCAACCATATTGTGCCAGCATTCAAAAGGATTGGCTTTAGTCGGTTCAGCAAGCCTTTACGACCCTCAATATCGTAATGATATACGTTATATCTATAGGAATGGTCAACTTCATAATCAAATTTCTGTTCTCATACCAGAAATAGCAAGTAAAACGGTTGCGAGGGTAGTGATGGATCTTTTGAAATCAAGAGGATTACGGATTGAAGATGTACAGCATTGGGTTTTTCATCCGGGAGGGGAAAAGGTAATCAATGCAATCAGAAATGAACTTGGACTTTCCGAAACACATTTGAAAGCAACCCGTGATATTTTAGCCCAGTATGGTAATATGTCTTCGCCTACTGTATGGTTTGTGTTGCAGGAGATTTTGGAGAAAGGAATAGCACCTGGTGACTGGTGCATCATGGTAGCTTTTGGTGCCGGGCTCTGTGCACATGCTTTCCTTCTGAAAGCATCATAA
- a CDS encoding glycosyltransferase — protein MRVAIVHDWLTGMRGGEKVLEILCEIFPESEIFTLIHIYGSVSKTIESKKIHTSFLQRIPFSKSRYRSFLPLFPLAIENFDMRNYDIVLSSSHCVAKGIITSPSTIHICYCHTPIRYVWDYYHTYFSNDKKGLISRLLIPAVAHYLRMWDVTSSNRVDYFVANSHNVAHRIKKYYKRPAKVIHPPVDCSFYTPPDVQGEGDYYLIVSAFAPYKRIDIAVDVFEKLRLPLIIIGCGQEDNLIRNMAKKYVQCLGWQSDESLKKYYRNCKALVFPGEEDFGIVPLEAQACGKPVIAFARGGALETVEGIYPYPEFPGDMIRKQPKALTGVFFKEQTTESLIEAVRFFEKHKSLFDPLSIRKHAEGFDRLICKEKMKQYMERFLC, from the coding sequence GTGCGTGTAGCAATAGTTCACGACTGGCTTACAGGGATGAGAGGTGGAGAGAAGGTTTTGGAGATCCTCTGTGAGATTTTTCCGGAATCGGAAATCTTTACCCTGATTCACATCTATGGTTCTGTCTCGAAAACTATAGAAAGCAAAAAGATACACACTTCCTTTCTTCAAAGAATACCTTTTTCTAAGAGCCGCTATCGCTCATTCCTTCCCTTATTCCCTCTGGCAATCGAAAATTTCGATATGAGAAATTATGATATCGTTTTGTCTAGCAGTCACTGTGTGGCTAAAGGGATTATAACCTCTCCATCTACAATTCATATATGTTACTGCCATACCCCAATACGCTATGTATGGGATTATTACCATACCTATTTTAGTAACGATAAGAAAGGGTTGATCTCAAGGCTTTTGATACCTGCCGTAGCTCATTATTTAAGGATGTGGGATGTTACCTCCAGTAATCGGGTGGATTACTTTGTGGCGAACTCCCATAATGTTGCCCATCGGATAAAAAAATATTATAAAAGACCGGCAAAGGTTATTCATCCGCCTGTAGATTGTTCTTTTTATACACCTCCAGATGTTCAAGGAGAAGGAGATTACTACCTTATCGTATCGGCTTTTGCCCCGTATAAAAGAATTGATATTGCTGTAGACGTATTTGAGAAACTCCGTTTACCTTTGATTATTATTGGATGCGGGCAAGAAGATAACCTGATCAGGAATATGGCAAAAAAATACGTACAATGTTTAGGATGGCAATCGGACGAATCATTGAAGAAATATTACAGGAATTGTAAGGCATTGGTTTTTCCCGGTGAAGAAGATTTTGGCATCGTTCCCTTGGAGGCACAAGCGTGTGGTAAGCCGGTAATTGCCTTTGCCAGAGGTGGAGCGCTTGAGACTGTGGAGGGAATATATCCTTATCCTGAATTTCCAGGAGATATGATACGAAAACAGCCCAAAGCGCTAACAGGGGTATTTTTTAAAGAACAAACGACGGAATCTTTGATAGAGGCTGTAAGATTTTTTGAAAAGCACAAATCTCTATTTGATCCTTTATCTATTAGGAAGCATGCTGAGGGTTTTGATCGTCTGATATGTAAAGAAAAAATGAAACAATATATGGAAAGATTCCTATGCTAA
- a CDS encoding undecaprenyl-phosphate glucose phosphotransferase, producing MLKKHSKFFESLLLLLDWLIISISWILSYYLRFYSGIVPVYKGIPPLKSYLTLLIFMIPLWGMVFKMFGLYRPRRISTKISEVIDISKASTFATLIVISLTFLFRQYEFSRLTFFYFWLINTIFLSLTRIMFREFLRFLRKQGYNLRYALIISTEKLGQDLVNKLKKHLELGIRISGFLTHDVGSVGNKIQGIPVLGKYSDVRALISKHKIDIVFVALPFSVHHQLKEVLDWIGDEMVSIMVLPDISDFVTLRGSVSEFEGMPLISLRDTPLYGWNIIVKRLLDIIFASLVLTFASPLMFIIAVMIKLTSEGPVLFKQERMGMDGKTFHMLKFRTMLINAEQVTGPVWTKEDDPRRTRIGKLLRMTSLDELPQFFNVLKGDMSIVGPRPERPVFIESFKGTIPKYMLRHKMKAGITGWAQVSGLRGNTSLEKRIEYDLYYIENWSLNFDLKIIWLTLLNGFIDKHAY from the coding sequence ATGCTAAAAAAACATAGCAAATTTTTCGAGTCATTATTACTGCTTTTGGATTGGCTTATTATTTCCATTTCATGGATACTTTCATATTATTTACGTTTTTATTCCGGGATTGTACCGGTTTATAAAGGAATTCCACCCCTTAAAAGCTATCTCACTCTCCTTATTTTTATGATTCCCCTGTGGGGTATGGTCTTTAAGATGTTTGGCTTATATCGCCCACGGAGAATTTCCACGAAAATTTCTGAGGTAATTGATATCAGTAAAGCTTCTACTTTTGCCACATTGATCGTCATTTCACTGACATTTCTCTTTCGCCAATATGAATTTTCCCGGTTGACGTTTTTTTACTTTTGGCTTATTAATACGATATTCCTTAGTTTGACGCGTATCATGTTTCGGGAATTCCTTCGTTTTTTACGGAAGCAAGGGTATAATTTACGATATGCTTTAATTATCAGTACGGAAAAGTTGGGTCAAGATCTTGTAAACAAATTAAAGAAACATCTCGAACTTGGGATTCGTATATCCGGATTTCTAACCCATGATGTGGGTAGTGTTGGAAATAAAATACAAGGAATACCTGTTTTGGGAAAGTATTCAGATGTTCGCGCCTTAATAAGCAAGCATAAGATTGATATTGTTTTTGTCGCCTTACCTTTCTCTGTACATCATCAATTAAAGGAAGTTTTGGATTGGATCGGTGATGAGATGGTTAGTATTATGGTCTTGCCCGATATCTCCGATTTCGTTACTTTACGTGGTAGCGTGAGTGAATTTGAGGGTATGCCGCTTATTAGCCTGCGCGATACACCTCTTTACGGATGGAATATTATTGTGAAGAGGCTTTTAGATATTATTTTTGCTTCTCTTGTCTTAACGTTTGCAAGTCCTCTCATGTTTATTATTGCAGTAATGATCAAATTAACTTCCGAAGGTCCTGTCTTATTTAAGCAGGAAAGAATGGGGATGGACGGAAAGACATTCCATATGCTTAAATTCAGAACGATGCTCATAAATGCGGAACAGGTAACGGGACCTGTTTGGACAAAAGAAGATGATCCGAGGCGTACGAGAATAGGTAAACTCCTGAGAATGACAAGCCTGGATGAACTGCCACAGTTTTTTAATGTGTTAAAAGGAGACATGAGTATTGTTGGTCCACGACCTGAACGACCTGTTTTTATAGAAAGTTTTAAGGGTACCATTCCAAAATATATGTTAAGACACAAGATGAAGGCTGGAATTACCGGTTGGGCTCAGGTTAGTGGTTTACGTGGCAATACATCGTTGGAAAAACGAATAGAATACGATCTCTATTATATCGAAAATTGGTCGCTAAATTTTGATTTAAAGATAATCTGGCTTACCTTGTTGAATGGATTTATAGACAAGCATGCATATTAA
- a CDS encoding tetratricopeptide repeat protein: protein MKRQSQIAQIKNVNNFFILLVKNLCICVICVICGFKCFFTSLGFTSSDLLADDLEAKPIWEMNTQETSLARIVLKIAQESYPEIDIEQYIEKLNTIIKNIKTILNDEREPEKIIKTINSVLFKELKFQYVQAGGLEYISLHKVLDTRIGNCEGLSILYLCIAEELHLPIYGVSVPEHIFVRYDDGDFRKNIEIGYEGMATPDSYYVNMPGKRISQMSIKKGYYLKNLTMDEVIANIYLNRSIIQKEKGNIENALKDVNRAIELHRNDAVAYCNRGVIYEKTGNVEHAIYDYNKSIDLNPDYAPAYYNRGSLYASMEKLEKAIIDYSMAVSLDPNSILSYYNRGIAFKMVGRVDLSIEDLSKVISLDHTFVAAYAHRGLAYAESGESEKAMADFNKALEIDPNHAETYMKRGILHADLQHFDDAIKDLTVFIQCVPNNVFAYYIRAKAYRGKGEIENSMADYDRVIELNPRMAGVYYERGQIKNQLEKPHEALMDFNTSLELFPYNPLAYLHRGNTFKKLGEMKNALRDYLAYLKLNPNAPDAEEIKREIEEIKTNL, encoded by the coding sequence ATGAAAAGACAATCACAGATTGCACAGATAAAAAATGTAAATAATTTCTTTATTCTCTTAGTGAAAAATCTATGTATCTGTGTAATCTGTGTAATCTGTGGTTTCAAATGTTTTTTTACTAGCCTGGGTTTTACTTCATCAGATTTGCTTGCAGATGATTTAGAAGCAAAACCAATTTGGGAAATGAATACTCAGGAAACAAGCCTTGCAAGAATTGTCCTTAAAATTGCTCAAGAATCTTACCCGGAAATAGATATAGAACAGTATATTGAAAAGCTAAATACTATTATTAAAAATATTAAAACAATTCTCAATGATGAAAGAGAGCCAGAAAAGATTATTAAAACCATTAATAGTGTCCTCTTTAAGGAATTGAAATTTCAATATGTCCAGGCGGGTGGTCTTGAATATATATCCTTACATAAGGTGTTGGATACAAGGATTGGTAATTGTGAGGGCCTATCCATTCTTTATCTCTGCATAGCAGAAGAATTACACCTTCCTATTTACGGGGTAAGTGTCCCTGAGCATATATTTGTGCGGTATGATGATGGAGATTTTCGTAAAAACATTGAAATAGGTTATGAGGGTATGGCTACTCCTGACAGCTACTATGTAAATATGCCCGGCAAACGCATCTCACAGATGAGTATCAAAAAGGGATATTATCTGAAAAATCTAACTATGGACGAGGTTATAGCCAATATTTATCTGAATCGTTCGATAATACAAAAAGAAAAAGGTAATATAGAAAATGCATTGAAAGATGTAAACCGTGCCATCGAATTGCACAGGAACGATGCGGTTGCCTATTGCAATCGCGGTGTTATTTATGAAAAGACAGGCAATGTTGAACATGCTATATATGATTATAATAAGTCTATTGATTTGAATCCCGATTATGCGCCAGCTTACTACAATCGAGGTTCTCTTTATGCATCCATGGAAAAGCTTGAAAAGGCTATTATAGACTATAGTATGGCAGTGTCTTTAGACCCCAATTCAATTCTATCATACTATAACCGGGGCATTGCCTTTAAAATGGTTGGCAGGGTTGATTTGAGTATCGAAGACCTGAGCAAAGTCATTTCTTTAGATCATACATTTGTAGCCGCATATGCTCATCGTGGTCTGGCATATGCTGAATCAGGTGAATCAGAAAAAGCCATGGCGGATTTCAATAAGGCGTTAGAAATCGACCCTAACCATGCCGAAACGTATATGAAAAGAGGTATCCTGCATGCTGACCTGCAGCACTTTGATGATGCTATTAAAGATTTAACGGTCTTTATTCAATGTGTGCCAAATAATGTGTTTGCCTATTATATCCGGGCCAAGGCATATCGTGGGAAGGGAGAAATTGAAAATTCAATGGCGGATTATGACAGGGTGATAGAATTAAATCCTAGAATGGCTGGTGTATATTACGAACGAGGTCAAATCAAAAACCAATTAGAAAAACCCCATGAGGCACTTATGGATTTTAACACTTCACTGGAACTCTTTCCCTACAATCCTCTTGCCTACCTCCACCGTGGGAATACTTTTAAAAAATTAGGAGAGATGAAAAATGCTTTAAGGGATTACTTAGCCTACCTGAAGCTCAACCCAAATGCCCCTGACGCTGAGGAAATAAAGAGAGAAATAGAAGAAATAAAGACTAACCTATAA